In the Octadecabacter sp. SW4 genome, one interval contains:
- a CDS encoding Gfo/Idh/MocA family protein, protein MTAPLRFAAIGIDHRHIYGMAANLIAAGADFAGWWTQGHPNTEDGFVARFPDVPRAASAEDLLSDPTIGLIVLSGIPRDRAAWAVQAMAAGKDVLSDKPGCTTSAQLKTIRASVARTGRIWSVNFSERFEVPAATRAAELVAEGAIGRVIQTLGIGPHRLNRATRPDWFFDRAAYGGILTDIASHQIDQFLFFTGSTSAEVTLAQVANYANPDDPGLQDFGEIALKGDRGHGYIRVDWYTPDALPTWGDGRLTILGTEGYIELRKYVDIGHAGTDHLILVNGTRCERIDASDAGLPFFARLINDIRDRTETAMTQAHVFQVCDLALRAQSMAEGLGE, encoded by the coding sequence ATGACTGCGCCCCTGCGCTTTGCCGCCATCGGCATTGACCATCGTCATATTTATGGCATGGCGGCCAACCTGATTGCCGCCGGTGCCGATTTTGCCGGTTGGTGGACCCAAGGACATCCCAACACCGAAGACGGCTTTGTCGCACGATTTCCCGATGTGCCCCGTGCCGCCAGCGCCGAAGACCTGCTGTCGGATCCGACCATCGGGTTGATTGTCCTGTCGGGCATCCCGCGTGATCGCGCCGCATGGGCGGTGCAGGCGATGGCGGCAGGTAAGGACGTGCTTAGCGACAAGCCGGGCTGCACGACTTCAGCGCAGTTGAAAACGATCCGCGCTTCGGTGGCGCGCACGGGTCGCATCTGGTCGGTCAATTTTTCGGAACGGTTCGAGGTTCCCGCCGCGACCCGCGCCGCAGAACTGGTGGCAGAGGGCGCAATCGGCAGGGTTATCCAGACATTGGGCATCGGCCCGCATCGGCTTAATCGCGCAACGCGCCCCGATTGGTTCTTTGACCGCGCGGCTTATGGCGGGATCCTGACCGATATCGCAAGTCACCAGATCGACCAGTTCCTGTTCTTTACCGGGTCGACCAGCGCCGAAGTGACACTGGCGCAGGTTGCCAATTACGCCAATCCCGATGATCCCGGGTTGCAGGACTTTGGCGAAATTGCCCTCAAGGGTGACCGGGGGCATGGCTATATTCGTGTGGATTGGTATACGCCCGATGCGCTGCCGACCTGGGGTGACGGACGCCTGACCATCCTTGGCACCGAAGGCTATATCGAGCTGCGCAAATACGTCGATATCGGCCACGCGGGCACCGACCATCTGATCCTTGTCAACGGCACCCGGTGCGAAAGGATTGATGCCTCGGACGCGGGGTTGCCATTTTTCGCGCGCCTTATCAATGACATACGCGACCGGACCGAGACTGCTATGACCCAAGCCCACGTCTTTCAGGTCTGCGACCTTGCCTTGCGCGCGCAGAGCATGGCCGAAGGTCTGGGCGAATGA
- a CDS encoding GntR family transcriptional regulator — MNKDATTVERGSFTDAQLDFNRPANEQIASWLKSAILSMELVPGQMISEAEIGQIFGASRTPVREAFAQLREERLIVTWPSRGTFVSRLSVAQIKGAQFLRESLEAAVVERLCAKGLPAQAAATLKDNLARQRRAVDKGDTVGFRDLDDGFHAILAQATQFDRIGAVLTREKAVLDRLRVLALDSTAHRGRLLEDHRQIAQAILARDATSAVAHSRQHLRRVLNTLSDLVAANHSYFDFDDATKTSQDHA; from the coding sequence ATGAACAAGGATGCCACGACCGTCGAGCGGGGTTCTTTCACCGATGCGCAACTGGACTTCAACCGCCCGGCCAACGAACAGATCGCCAGCTGGCTCAAGTCTGCAATCCTTTCGATGGAACTGGTCCCGGGCCAAATGATCTCGGAGGCCGAGATCGGCCAGATTTTTGGCGCGAGCCGCACGCCGGTGCGCGAAGCCTTTGCCCAGCTGCGCGAGGAACGGTTGATTGTGACATGGCCAAGTCGCGGAACCTTTGTGTCGCGTCTTTCAGTCGCCCAGATCAAGGGCGCGCAGTTTCTGCGCGAGTCGCTTGAGGCGGCAGTTGTCGAAAGGCTATGCGCCAAGGGGCTGCCTGCCCAAGCCGCGGCCACGTTGAAAGACAATCTGGCGCGCCAGCGTCGCGCCGTCGATAAGGGCGACACCGTCGGATTTCGCGACCTTGACGACGGCTTTCATGCGATCCTTGCGCAGGCCACACAATTTGACCGGATCGGTGCCGTTCTCACGCGCGAAAAGGCGGTCCTTGATCGGCTGCGGGTTCTTGCGCTGGACAGCACCGCGCATCGGGGCCGACTGCTTGAGGATCACAGGCAAATCGCGCAGGCCATTCTGGCGCGGGATGCCACCAGCGCGGTGGCCCACAGCCGCCAGCATCTGCGTCGGGTCCTGAACACCCTGTCCGACCTTGTCGCCGCCAACCACAGCTATTTCGATTTCGATGACGCCACCAAGACGAGCCAAGACCATGCATAG
- a CDS encoding Gfo/Idh/MocA family protein, with the protein MTVAPEKTAVLIGAGMVAGTHVAAIAAGASVRLKAVCSRTMARAQALADEASKRTGYPVAALTDIGDVAADPEVDFAIILTPPDARIDPIRQLAAAGKHILVEKPMGRTANEAREAVAICRAAGVTLGVVFQHRMRAASRAAAHRIASGDLGALGLVEMAVPWWRAQSYYDEPGRGTYARDGGGVLISQAIHTIDLALSLAGPVTSVRAMAATTRFHQMESEDFAVAGLTFANGAVGAMVASTASFPGGAESITLHFEQASLHLASGQLVTRWRDGRAETEGAVGGTGGGADPMAFTHEWHQAIIEDFAAALSEGRDPIVSGAAALPAHDLIDATIRSAQSGQIEGIDP; encoded by the coding sequence GTGACTGTTGCGCCAGAAAAAACCGCGGTCCTGATCGGTGCCGGAATGGTTGCCGGAACCCATGTCGCGGCCATCGCGGCCGGGGCATCGGTGCGCCTCAAGGCTGTTTGCAGCCGCACGATGGCCCGCGCACAGGCGCTGGCCGATGAGGCGTCAAAAAGGACCGGGTATCCGGTAGCCGCCCTGACCGATATTGGCGACGTCGCCGCCGACCCTGAAGTGGACTTTGCCATCATCCTCACGCCGCCGGATGCGCGAATTGATCCGATCCGCCAACTTGCGGCGGCGGGCAAGCATATCCTTGTCGAAAAGCCGATGGGGCGCACCGCAAACGAGGCGCGTGAGGCTGTTGCGATCTGTCGGGCCGCAGGGGTGACGCTTGGCGTGGTGTTCCAGCATCGGATGCGCGCCGCCTCGCGGGCGGCGGCGCATCGCATTGCATCGGGTGATCTGGGTGCGCTGGGCCTTGTGGAAATGGCGGTGCCGTGGTGGCGCGCGCAAAGTTATTACGACGAACCGGGTCGGGGCACCTATGCCCGCGATGGTGGTGGCGTTCTGATCAGCCAGGCAATCCACACGATCGACTTGGCCCTGAGCCTTGCCGGACCGGTCACATCGGTGCGCGCGATGGCCGCAACGACCCGTTTTCACCAGATGGAATCCGAGGATTTCGCGGTCGCCGGGCTGACCTTTGCCAATGGCGCGGTCGGAGCGATGGTCGCCAGCACGGCAAGTTTCCCCGGCGGCGCCGAATCCATCACCCTGCATTTTGAACAGGCCAGTCTGCATCTGGCTTCGGGCCAACTGGTGACGCGCTGGCGCGACGGGCGCGCCGAGACCGAGGGCGCCGTTGGCGGCACCGGCGGCGGGGCCGACCCGATGGCGTTCACTCATGAATGGCACCAAGCCATCATCGAAGATTTCGCCGCAGCACTGAGCGAGGGGCGCGACCCAATAGTGAGCGGCGCGGCGGCGCTGCCCGCCCATGACCTGATTGATGCAACCATCCGCTCTGCCCAAAGCGGCCAGATCGAGGGAATAGACCCATGA